In Parabacteroides sp. FAFU027, the genomic stretch TAACACAACGTGATCTCACTGTATCAGCAACAGCCGATGATAAAACCTACGATGGTAATACAACAGTAGTTGTACATTTAACAACGGACAAAGTTTCAGGCGATAATGTTGAAGCAAGCTATACTTCTGCGTCTTTTGATGATCCTGATGGTGTTGGTCCATTAGACGGTTCAGAAGTAGGCACTAACAAAGCTGTAACTGTATATGGAATTTCTATAAGCGGGGCTATTGCCACGAACTATAAATTGCTTAATACAACAGCAACTGCCACTGCAAAAATTACACAAGCGACAACCACAACATTACTTAGTACAAGTGCCGAAAGGGTAAGGTATATGGATTATTTAACTCTGACTGCCCAGATTAAACCTCTAAATACTGGTAGTCCATTAACAGGTGAAGTTAAATTCATGATTGGTGATAAAGAATATGGCAGTGCAAGTGTTGTACCTATCCCAGGAGTTACTGATGGTTCAGTACAGGCTATGATGATTGTCCAAGTTAAAAACTTACCTGCAACTTATGATGTCAAATGTAATTTCATTTCATCAAATCCAAATTACTCAGGAAGTGAAGTTGGTAGTCCAAAACTAACGGTTGATCCAAGAACTGCAACTCCATACAATGCAACTGGTTTTTATACCGGTGATGGTTTTGCTTGGACTACCGGAACAAATACCAGTACTGCAACATTAACGATGACAGCTGTGATTCAAGATACTTGTTCACTTAAAGGTAAAGGTGACGTTCGTGGTGCTAAGGTTTCATTCTACATTGTCAATGGTACCACTTATACAGCTATACCAAGTGCGCAGAATTTACCAGTTGGACTGATTGATGTAACAGATGGAAGTGTTGGTGCTGCTAGTGCAATTGTTCAGTTGAATATCGGTTCAGCAAATGCTGCCAGTTTCCAAATTGCGATTAAAGTAACCGGGGCATATACAAATAATCCGGGTGACGCATTATCACAATCAATTGTTACGGTTTCA encodes the following:
- a CDS encoding YDG domain-containing protein yields the protein KNWGVDKVVTLTGATLTGTDASNYSLTSVNTTTANITQRDLTVSATADDKTYDGNTTVVVHLTTDKVSGDNVEASYTSASFDDPDGVGPLDGSEVGTNKAVTVYGISISGAIATNYKLLNTTATATAKITQATTTTLLSTSAERVRYMDYLTLTAQIKPLNTGSPLTGEVKFMIGDKEYGSASVVPIPGVTDGSVQAMMIVQVKNLPATYDVKCNFISSNPNYSGSEVGSPKLTVDPRTATPYNATGFYTGDGFAWTTGTNTSTATLTMTAVIQDTCSLKGKGDVRGAKVSFYIVNGTTYTAIPSAQNLPVGLIDVTDGSVGAASAIVQLNIGSANAASFQIAIKVTGAYTNNPGDALSQSIVTVSKPVTGGYITGGSSMLNSNSSGYISGAKGLNTDYEFDIQYTKSGTNPKGKVTILVRSYYTKDGILDSKMHTYIITTNAIALLNVGTPTATGTFSAKANLVEQLSDLSTVAIEGGATFQMVAFQNACDQEIAITLYRKAGGVWFSSNWDKASSTTKLQAVNTGSNVYVAGGGKCTTISKSATTDMQQDLTSESAPENMFKAYPNPFKDRLYFDLQWTKDTRARIELFDASGLKVATIYDAQIKANELYKIEYVPAANIIPGSILFYRLTLDDNVINGKVIYTPR